The following are encoded in a window of Flavobacterium sp. WC2421 genomic DNA:
- the serB gene encoding phosphoserine phosphatase SerB, translated as MITEDKEIILLKVSGQDKPGVTAGLTSILATYDAIVLDIGQADIHDTLSLGILFEIQSGSSSAPVLKDLLFKAYELGIKVKFIPITIPDYEIWVKAQRKQRYIINILGETLTAVQLAAVTKIMSDQNLNIDAIKRLTGRTSVVEKEEFPRSCVQLSVTGNIVDKTLMTASFMEISRTLDVDISFQEDNMYRRNRRLVCFDMDSTLIQTEVIDELADLAGVGEQVRAITESAMNGEIDFSESFKKRMALLEGLSEEVLQKVAVNLPITQGAHRLMKALKYYGYKTAILSGGFTYFGKYLQKELGIDYVHANELEIIDGKLTGKYIGEIVDGAKKAEYLQAIADKEGIHINQTIAVGDGANDLPMLNLAGLGIAFHAKPTVKESASTSISSLGLDGVLYLLGYHDRHIDMME; from the coding sequence TCAGGATAAGCCTGGTGTAACAGCTGGTTTAACTTCTATATTAGCAACTTATGATGCTATTGTTTTAGATATTGGTCAAGCTGATATTCATGATACACTTTCTCTAGGAATTTTATTCGAAATACAATCGGGTTCTTCTTCAGCACCTGTTTTAAAGGATTTATTGTTTAAAGCCTATGAGCTGGGAATCAAAGTGAAGTTTATTCCAATCACAATCCCAGATTACGAAATTTGGGTAAAAGCGCAACGCAAGCAACGTTACATCATCAATATTTTGGGAGAAACATTGACAGCTGTTCAATTAGCGGCGGTTACTAAAATCATGTCGGATCAAAATTTAAATATTGATGCTATCAAAAGATTAACGGGTAGAACTTCTGTTGTAGAAAAGGAGGAATTTCCTCGTTCTTGTGTACAATTATCCGTAACGGGTAATATTGTAGATAAAACGTTGATGACAGCTAGTTTTATGGAAATTTCCAGAACTTTAGATGTCGATATCTCTTTTCAAGAGGACAATATGTATAGAAGAAACAGACGATTGGTTTGTTTCGATATGGATTCTACTTTAATTCAAACGGAAGTAATTGACGAATTAGCGGATCTTGCAGGAGTAGGGGAGCAGGTGAGAGCCATCACTGAATCAGCGATGAACGGCGAAATTGATTTTAGCGAAAGCTTCAAGAAACGTATGGCTTTGCTTGAAGGTTTAAGTGAAGAGGTTTTACAAAAAGTAGCTGTTAATTTACCAATAACGCAAGGAGCACATCGCTTGATGAAAGCCCTGAAGTATTATGGATACAAAACGGCTATATTATCTGGTGGATTTACCTATTTTGGTAAATATTTGCAAAAGGAATTGGGGATCGATTACGTTCATGCCAATGAATTAGAGATTATTGATGGAAAACTAACAGGAAAATATATAGGGGAAATTGTTGATGGAGCTAAAAAAGCCGAATACCTACAAGCCATTGCCGATAAAGAAGGAATACATATCAACCAAACCATTGCAGTAGGTGATGGAGCCAATGATTTGCCAATGTTAAACTTGGCAGGTTTAGGAATTGCTTTTCATGCTAAACCTACAGTAAAAGAAAGTGCTTCTACTTCAATCTCTAGTTTGGGATTGGATGGTGTTTTATATCTTTTGGGGTATCATGATAGACATATTGATATGATGGAGTAA